A stretch of Maridesulfovibrio zosterae DSM 11974 DNA encodes these proteins:
- a CDS encoding FAD/NAD(P)-binding protein, translating into MTSNPYLPAMATIQEVIEETPNIKTFRVTLNNPEIKKNFSFEPGQVGQLSAFGIGEATFVINSTPTRMDYLQFSVMRTGEVTSKLHTLSAGDQIGVRAPLGNCFPYEAMKGKDIVFVGGGIGMAPLRTLLYYMLDNRDDYGKITLLYGARSPVDMAFSYELPEWMERDDLDTHLTIDSEYEGWEHNVGLIPNVLLDINPPSKNAFAVTCGPPIMIKFTVQALAKLGFKDDQIITTLEKRMKCGIGICGRCNIGGSYVCQDGPVYTYEQLKQLPNEM; encoded by the coding sequence ATGACTAGCAATCCTTACCTTCCGGCTATGGCTACCATTCAGGAAGTCATTGAGGAAACACCTAATATTAAAACTTTCCGGGTTACTTTAAACAATCCGGAAATTAAGAAAAACTTCTCCTTTGAACCCGGTCAGGTCGGACAGCTGTCCGCTTTCGGTATAGGTGAAGCAACATTCGTAATCAACTCCACCCCGACCCGCATGGATTATCTGCAGTTCAGCGTCATGCGGACAGGTGAAGTTACCAGCAAGCTCCACACACTAAGTGCAGGAGACCAGATCGGAGTACGAGCCCCACTTGGCAACTGCTTTCCTTACGAAGCAATGAAAGGCAAGGACATCGTCTTCGTCGGCGGCGGTATCGGTATGGCACCGCTACGCACCCTGCTCTACTACATGCTGGATAATCGCGATGATTACGGAAAAATAACTCTACTTTACGGAGCAAGAAGCCCCGTAGATATGGCGTTCAGCTATGAACTGCCAGAGTGGATGGAGCGTGATGATCTAGACACCCACCTGACTATCGACTCAGAATACGAAGGATGGGAGCACAATGTCGGACTTATCCCCAACGTGCTGCTGGATATCAATCCTCCTTCCAAAAACGCATTTGCTGTAACCTGTGGCCCGCCAATCATGATTAAGTTCACAGTGCAGGCCCTTGCCAAGCTTGGGTTTAAAGATGATCAGATCATCACCACGCTTGAAAAACGCATGAAGTGCGGTATCGGAATCTGCGGACGCTGTAACATCGGCGGCAGCTACGTATGTCAGGACGGACCAGTCTACACATACGAGCAGCTCAAACAGCTTCCTAACGAAATGTAA